A window of Ruania suaedae contains these coding sequences:
- a CDS encoding extracellular solute-binding protein translates to MTRTHRRAAAVLAAGGLALGISACAPGGEEEPTDDGVLTIYSQQGPDRDLNTSSFTLLLEEEFGVDLQFETTTWDAAAAAESRQITLASGDYPDAFLLIPWVDQFTQAELIKFGDQGLIRPLNDLLEENAPNLQAAWADTPEWEALATAPDGNVWGLPQWNDCFHCTYPSKLWMNTAWLDAVGMEQPGTPEELREVLTAFKEQDPNGNGEADEVPLSGSPGANSVLPFLMNPFVYMATSSTSGSDPGSLALQGDEVTLQPTREGWREGLTYVNSLFEEGLIDEAAFTQNQDALLALGDVAGDPILGAASVGHPGVFVTVGQEDGRDADYDALPPLTGPNGSPASQISSSSAGATFVVTNNATDEEAATLVEIVDWMIDYDNHLRAEWGEEGVAWDYAQEGDVALNEELDPLYVRHRLSGAEASENTNSAWGPLAQYYGSQEFRQSQVVPEDIYDLSGYERRLFEATQPYAENSPEEAFPYWNLWVPEEDASELSTVQTNVESLVLQASAEFVTGVRDIDDDAAWQAFQDELVANGSDRYVEIYQAAYDASQ, encoded by the coding sequence ATGACACGCACGCACCGCAGAGCCGCGGCTGTTCTCGCCGCCGGTGGCCTGGCGCTGGGGATCAGCGCCTGCGCCCCGGGCGGGGAGGAGGAGCCCACCGACGACGGCGTCCTGACCATCTACAGCCAGCAGGGCCCCGACCGCGACCTCAACACGAGCTCCTTCACGCTGCTGCTGGAGGAGGAGTTCGGCGTCGACCTGCAGTTCGAGACCACCACGTGGGACGCCGCGGCGGCCGCGGAATCGCGCCAGATCACCCTGGCCAGTGGCGACTACCCGGACGCCTTCCTGCTGATCCCGTGGGTGGACCAGTTCACCCAGGCCGAGCTCATCAAGTTCGGCGACCAGGGCCTGATCCGGCCGCTGAACGACCTGCTCGAGGAGAACGCACCGAACCTGCAGGCCGCTTGGGCCGACACCCCCGAGTGGGAGGCCCTGGCGACCGCGCCGGACGGGAACGTGTGGGGTCTGCCGCAGTGGAACGACTGCTTCCACTGCACCTACCCCTCGAAGCTGTGGATGAACACGGCCTGGCTGGACGCCGTCGGGATGGAGCAGCCGGGCACGCCGGAGGAGCTGCGGGAGGTGCTGACCGCATTCAAGGAGCAGGACCCCAACGGGAACGGCGAGGCCGACGAGGTGCCGCTGTCCGGCTCGCCGGGGGCGAACTCGGTGCTGCCGTTCCTGATGAACCCCTTCGTCTACATGGCCACCTCCAGCACGAGCGGGTCCGACCCGGGCTCGCTGGCGCTGCAGGGCGACGAGGTGACGCTGCAGCCCACCCGCGAGGGATGGCGCGAGGGGCTGACCTACGTGAACTCGCTGTTCGAGGAGGGCCTGATCGACGAGGCCGCCTTCACCCAGAACCAGGATGCGCTGCTCGCCCTCGGCGACGTCGCCGGTGACCCGATCCTCGGTGCCGCGAGCGTCGGCCACCCGGGCGTCTTCGTCACCGTGGGCCAGGAGGACGGGCGCGACGCCGACTACGACGCCCTGCCCCCGCTGACGGGTCCGAATGGCTCGCCCGCGTCGCAGATCAGCTCGTCCTCGGCCGGTGCGACCTTCGTCGTCACCAACAACGCCACCGACGAGGAGGCGGCCACGCTCGTGGAGATCGTGGACTGGATGATCGACTACGACAACCACCTGCGCGCCGAGTGGGGCGAGGAGGGCGTGGCCTGGGACTACGCCCAGGAGGGTGACGTCGCGCTGAACGAGGAGCTGGACCCGCTGTACGTGCGCCACCGCCTGAGCGGGGCCGAGGCCAGTGAGAACACCAACTCCGCCTGGGGCCCGCTCGCGCAGTACTACGGCAGCCAGGAGTTCCGGCAGTCCCAGGTGGTCCCGGAGGACATCTACGACCTGTCCGGCTACGAGCGCCGGCTCTTCGAGGCCACCCAGCCCTATGCGGAGAACAGCCCCGAGGAGGCCTTCCCGTACTGGAACCTGTGGGTCCCGGAGGAGGATGCGAGCGAGCTCTCGACCGTCCAGACCAACGTGGAGTCCCTGGTGCTGCAGGCCAGCGCCGAGTTCGTCACCGGTGTGCGAGACATCGACGACGACGCCGCGTGGCAGGCCTTCCAGGACGAGCTGGTGGCCAACGGCAGTGACCGCTACGTGGAGATCTACCAGGCGGCCTACGACGCGTCCCAGTGA
- a CDS encoding carbohydrate ABC transporter permease has translation MSAAVTKPSRTSRTSRPDRPGRRRRVRESPVDRVFLVGVYILLTTFLLVVLLPLWYIVVSSFSSPEAVSAGRVFLWPVDFTLRGYEVVLTNPTILTGFANSFFYTIAGTAISVTLTVMLAYPLSRADFVGRKVLTAAVVFTMLFAGGLIPTYLVVQNLGMLDTRWALLIPKAVAVWPAILAITYFRTAIPDELREAGEIDGASDLRILWKVVLPLSAPMLAVIALMYAIVQWNSYFDALIYLRDDSLYPLQLVLRNILILNTDAGADVTAAIERQQLASLLKYSLIVVSTVPMMLIYPFVARYFTRGLLLGAVKG, from the coding sequence GTGAGCGCCGCCGTGACGAAGCCGAGCCGCACCAGCCGCACCAGCCGTCCGGACCGCCCCGGGCGCCGCCGGCGGGTGCGCGAATCCCCGGTCGACCGGGTGTTCCTGGTGGGCGTCTACATCCTGCTGACGACCTTCCTGCTCGTGGTGCTGCTGCCGCTGTGGTACATCGTGGTCAGCTCCTTCAGCAGCCCCGAGGCGGTCTCGGCCGGGCGGGTGTTCCTGTGGCCGGTCGACTTCACGCTGCGCGGCTACGAGGTGGTCCTGACCAACCCGACGATCCTGACCGGCTTCGCGAACTCGTTCTTCTACACGATCGCCGGCACCGCGATCAGCGTGACGCTCACCGTCATGCTCGCCTACCCGCTCTCGCGCGCCGACTTCGTGGGCAGGAAGGTGCTCACCGCCGCGGTGGTGTTCACGATGCTCTTCGCGGGCGGGCTGATCCCGACCTACCTCGTGGTGCAGAACCTGGGCATGCTCGACACCCGCTGGGCTCTGCTCATCCCCAAGGCGGTGGCGGTGTGGCCGGCGATCCTGGCCATCACCTACTTCCGCACCGCCATCCCGGACGAGCTGCGCGAGGCGGGGGAGATCGACGGCGCCAGCGACCTGCGCATCCTGTGGAAGGTGGTGCTGCCGCTGTCCGCCCCGATGCTGGCGGTGATTGCGCTGATGTACGCGATCGTGCAGTGGAACTCCTACTTCGATGCGCTCATCTACCTGCGCGACGACAGTCTCTATCCGCTCCAGCTGGTGTTGCGCAACATCCTCATCCTCAACACCGACGCCGGAGCCGACGTCACGGCCGCGATCGAACGACAACAGCTGGCGAGCCTGCTGAAGTACTCGCTCATCGTGGTCTCCACGGTTCCGATGATGCTCATCTATCCGTTCGTCGCCCGCTACTTCACCCGGGGCCTGCTCCTGGGTGCGGTCAAGGGCTGA
- a CDS encoding ABC transporter permease, with protein MVHTGLGTAGAAPPPVATRGVAMPPPARRWAGGRRGRLRRSIRRHWQLYLLVIPPLLYFLIFQYVPMANAIIAFKDYNVVQGIWGSPWAGLEYFQRFFDNPMFTTVVSNTFLLSLYALIASFPIPIILALALNEIRARFFKKTVQMVTYAPYFISTVIVVSMAILILSPRIGLASELTGFFGLPATDYLAQPDFFRHVYVWSEVWQTAGYSAVIYLAALAGVDPGLYEAAKVDGANRLQKIWHVDLPSITPTIVVVLILSVGSIMAVGFEKAFLLQNPLNLSQSEIIATYTYKIGIQNADFSLATAIGLFNSVINLVLLVGVNIVAKRVTGKGLW; from the coding sequence GTGGTGCATACCGGTCTGGGCACGGCCGGCGCGGCGCCGCCGCCGGTCGCGACGCGAGGTGTCGCCATGCCGCCGCCGGCGCGCCGCTGGGCCGGGGGCCGCCGGGGCCGGCTACGCCGGTCGATCCGCCGGCACTGGCAGCTCTACCTGCTCGTCATCCCCCCGCTGCTGTACTTCCTGATCTTCCAGTACGTCCCGATGGCCAACGCCATCATCGCGTTCAAGGACTACAACGTGGTCCAGGGCATCTGGGGTTCGCCGTGGGCCGGGCTGGAGTACTTCCAGCGGTTCTTCGACAACCCGATGTTCACCACGGTGGTCAGCAACACCTTCCTGCTCAGCCTGTACGCGCTGATCGCCAGCTTCCCGATCCCGATCATCCTGGCGCTCGCGCTGAACGAGATCCGTGCCCGGTTCTTCAAGAAGACCGTGCAGATGGTCACCTATGCCCCGTACTTCATCTCCACCGTGATCGTGGTCTCGATGGCGATCCTCATCCTCTCCCCGAGGATCGGCCTGGCCAGCGAGCTCACCGGATTCTTCGGCCTACCGGCCACGGACTACCTGGCCCAGCCGGACTTCTTCCGGCACGTGTACGTGTGGAGCGAGGTGTGGCAGACCGCCGGCTACTCCGCCGTCATCTACCTCGCGGCGCTCGCGGGCGTGGACCCGGGCCTGTACGAGGCTGCGAAGGTGGACGGCGCGAACCGGCTGCAGAAGATCTGGCACGTCGACCTGCCGAGCATCACCCCGACCATCGTGGTGGTCCTGATCCTCTCGGTCGGTTCCATCATGGCGGTCGGCTTCGAGAAGGCGTTCCTGCTGCAGAACCCGCTCAACCTCTCGCAGTCGGAGATCATCGCCACCTACACCTACAAGATCGGCATCCAGAACGCCGACTTCAGCCTGGCCACCGCGATCGGCCTGTTCAACTCCGTGATCAACCTCGTGCTGCTGGTGGGCGTGAACATCGTCGCCAAGCGCGTGACAGGAAAGGGGCTGTGGTGA
- a CDS encoding glycosyl hydrolase family 95 catalytic domain-containing protein codes for MTVSSTFTFVQPPPEPATDPRVHQLAFAGAAAEWVEALPLGDGRLGAMVFGGATEELIWLSEGSVWSGPPERHPSHPVTAEVAREAIRTSRAALAAGDPVGAERALLALQHSWPQAFQPLARLRRTVAAAAAEPAPQDQVLPEHDHADTAEVHTRGLDLRSATAWTRAGSGAATLEQRAFVSAPRNVMVLQVSGTADDSAQPVTFTLDSPLRLERSGAEGEEAWVVLRAPDDVAPAVQRDPHPVRWSDEPRGVQAAVALRAVGGEVRTRATGSGIVVEVSGEATLLLAVRTTFVQLGADPTGDLAEALAGARAACREAARAGVEAVQAEHVHAHRALYDRAELTLGRGGEDAALPALPAIDTAIDTDALLAAAQDGESARAGAAPELTALLFQYGRYLLISSSRPGGTPANLQGVWNQRMQPPWSSTFTMNINTEMNYWLAETTSLPECAEPLFDLVEALAERGREPADRIYGSSGWVAHHASDIWAFADPMGDGTHDPAWAFWPFAGVWLTSHLTDRLAFHHDDALARRFWPTLRGAARFVLDWLEPRPDGTLGTSPSTSPENRYVVDGEASSSVATDATMDLELARQLLRSLLRIAEQYGLTDEALLHEAAEALPRIAPIGTDSAGLLREWAQVEEMVDPRHRHIAHLVGVHPSDVPPAPGQAAAASRSLDARGDEGTGWSLAWKMAMRARLHQADGVGRLLDLFMRRAVDVTPKPGGGRWRGGLYRNLFSAHPPFQIDGNFGIVAALAETLLHSHAGGLDLLPALPADLPDGAVRGLRARTGIAVDLRWSGGTLRTATLRSDHHTTQTVTVRYRSTAQDLQLHPGQTVHLTTEETRS; via the coding sequence GTGACAGTGTCGTCCACGTTCACGTTCGTGCAGCCGCCCCCTGAGCCGGCCACGGATCCCCGCGTCCACCAGCTCGCGTTCGCCGGCGCCGCCGCCGAGTGGGTCGAGGCGCTGCCCCTCGGCGACGGCCGCCTCGGGGCAATGGTCTTCGGCGGCGCCACCGAGGAGCTGATCTGGCTCAGCGAGGGCAGCGTGTGGTCCGGTCCGCCGGAGCGGCACCCCTCCCACCCGGTGACGGCGGAGGTCGCCCGGGAGGCGATCCGCACCTCCCGGGCCGCGCTCGCTGCCGGCGACCCGGTCGGCGCCGAGCGTGCCCTGCTCGCCCTCCAGCACTCCTGGCCCCAGGCGTTCCAGCCGCTGGCGCGGTTGCGCCGCACCGTGGCCGCCGCCGCAGCGGAGCCCGCCCCCCAGGATCAGGTGTTGCCCGAGCACGATCACGCCGACACCGCCGAGGTGCACACCCGCGGCTTGGACCTGCGCTCGGCGACAGCCTGGACCCGCGCCGGTTCCGGGGCCGCCACCCTCGAGCAACGCGCGTTCGTGAGCGCTCCCCGCAACGTCATGGTCCTGCAGGTCAGCGGCACGGCGGACGACTCGGCCCAGCCCGTCACCTTCACCCTCGACTCGCCGCTGCGGCTGGAGCGCAGCGGCGCCGAAGGCGAGGAGGCATGGGTGGTGCTGCGCGCCCCCGACGACGTCGCCCCCGCGGTCCAGCGTGACCCGCACCCGGTCCGGTGGTCCGACGAACCCCGCGGGGTCCAGGCCGCCGTGGCGCTGCGGGCGGTCGGCGGCGAGGTCCGCACCCGCGCCACCGGGTCCGGGATCGTGGTGGAGGTCAGCGGCGAGGCCACCCTGCTGCTGGCGGTACGCACCACCTTCGTCCAACTCGGCGCCGACCCCACCGGCGATCTCGCCGAGGCGCTGGCCGGCGCTCGCGCCGCGTGCCGCGAGGCCGCCCGTGCCGGGGTCGAGGCGGTCCAGGCCGAGCACGTCCACGCTCACCGCGCCCTGTATGACCGGGCCGAGCTGACGCTCGGACGAGGCGGCGAGGATGCGGCCCTGCCGGCCCTGCCGGCGATCGACACGGCGATCGACACCGACGCCCTGCTCGCCGCCGCCCAGGACGGCGAGAGCGCCCGCGCCGGCGCCGCACCGGAACTGACCGCCCTGCTGTTCCAGTACGGGCGCTACCTGCTGATCAGCAGCTCCCGACCAGGCGGCACCCCGGCGAACCTGCAGGGCGTGTGGAACCAGCGGATGCAACCGCCGTGGAGCTCGACCTTCACGATGAACATCAACACCGAGATGAACTACTGGCTCGCCGAGACCACGAGCCTGCCGGAGTGCGCCGAGCCGCTGTTCGACCTGGTCGAGGCCCTGGCCGAGCGGGGCCGTGAACCGGCCGATCGCATCTACGGCTCCTCTGGCTGGGTGGCCCACCACGCCAGCGACATCTGGGCGTTCGCCGACCCGATGGGCGATGGCACACATGATCCGGCCTGGGCATTCTGGCCGTTCGCGGGCGTCTGGCTCACCTCCCACCTGACCGACCGGCTCGCCTTCCACCACGACGACGCCCTCGCCCGGCGCTTCTGGCCCACCCTGCGGGGCGCGGCCCGGTTCGTGCTCGACTGGCTCGAGCCCCGCCCGGACGGCACCCTCGGCACCAGCCCCTCGACGTCGCCCGAGAACCGGTACGTGGTCGACGGCGAAGCCTCCTCCTCCGTGGCCACCGACGCCACCATGGACCTGGAGCTGGCGCGCCAGCTGTTGCGCTCCCTGCTGCGTATCGCCGAGCAGTACGGGCTGACCGACGAGGCGCTCCTGCACGAAGCCGCCGAGGCGCTGCCGCGGATCGCCCCGATCGGCACCGACTCGGCCGGGCTGCTGCGCGAGTGGGCGCAGGTGGAGGAGATGGTCGATCCCCGGCACCGCCACATCGCCCACCTCGTCGGGGTGCACCCGAGCGACGTCCCGCCGGCACCCGGGCAGGCCGCGGCCGCGAGCCGCAGCCTGGACGCCCGCGGCGACGAGGGCACCGGATGGTCGCTGGCGTGGAAGATGGCCATGCGCGCCCGCCTCCACCAGGCCGACGGCGTGGGCCGGCTACTCGACCTGTTCATGCGCCGCGCCGTGGACGTCACGCCCAAGCCCGGCGGCGGGCGGTGGCGCGGAGGCCTGTACCGCAACCTGTTCTCCGCCCACCCGCCGTTCCAGATCGACGGCAACTTCGGCATCGTCGCCGCACTCGCCGAGACCCTGCTGCACTCCCACGCCGGTGGCCTCGACCTGCTCCCCGCCCTACCGGCGGACCTGCCCGACGGCGCCGTGCGCGGCCTACGCGCCCGCACCGGGATCGCCGTCGACCTGCGCTGGTCCGGCGGCACCCTCCGGACAGCAACGCTTCGTTCCGACCACCACACCACGCAGACGGTGACGGTGCGCTACCGCTCGACCGCCCAGGATCTCCAGCTCCACCCGGGCCAGACGGTGCACCTGACCACCGAGGAGACCCGCTCATGA
- a CDS encoding CaiB/BaiF CoA transferase family protein — MTASPTIDPLEGYLVLDFSQFLAGPVAALRLADLGARVVKIERPGTGDIGRGLAFAGARAGSDTVSFHAMNRGKESLAADLKNPEDLAIVRRLVEQADVVVENFRPGVMERLGLDYESVRATNPGVVYGSITGYGEEGPWRDRPGQDLLAQSIAGLPWLQADPEPSPMGIAIADHLASCHLAHGITALLLRRARTGIGGHVRTSLLEAMVDLQFEMLSVRLTEPGALTQPVRGPHSAHSYLPAPYGVYPTADGYLSIAMNPVPRIGELLELRELVAMTDPQTWWEQRSRIETLIADRLRTDTTETWLRILDEADIWCAPLHTVDELVEHEGFRRIDMVQTLQRSEADGTRTEVTTTRMPLRIDGVRPRSASAAPSLGADSERLRDELAPHAEQAAERAS; from the coding sequence ATGACCGCATCCCCCACCATCGACCCGCTCGAGGGCTACCTCGTGCTCGACTTCAGCCAGTTCCTCGCCGGACCGGTGGCCGCCCTGCGGCTCGCCGACCTGGGCGCCCGGGTGGTCAAGATCGAGCGCCCCGGCACCGGCGACATCGGCCGCGGTCTGGCCTTCGCCGGCGCCCGCGCCGGCAGCGACACCGTCTCCTTCCATGCGATGAACCGCGGGAAGGAGAGCCTGGCCGCGGACCTGAAGAACCCTGAGGACCTGGCGATCGTGCGCCGGCTCGTGGAACAGGCCGACGTCGTCGTGGAGAACTTCCGCCCCGGGGTGATGGAACGCCTCGGCCTGGACTACGAGAGCGTCCGGGCCACCAACCCGGGGGTGGTCTACGGCTCGATCACCGGCTACGGGGAGGAGGGGCCTTGGCGCGACCGGCCCGGTCAGGACCTGCTCGCGCAGTCGATCGCCGGCCTGCCCTGGCTGCAGGCCGACCCCGAGCCCAGCCCGATGGGCATCGCCATCGCCGACCACCTCGCCTCCTGCCACCTGGCGCACGGCATCACCGCGCTGCTGCTGCGGCGCGCCCGCACCGGCATCGGCGGGCACGTGCGGACCTCCCTGCTGGAGGCGATGGTCGACCTGCAGTTCGAGATGCTCTCGGTGCGCCTGACCGAACCGGGGGCGCTGACCCAGCCCGTCCGCGGCCCGCACAGTGCGCACAGCTATCTGCCCGCTCCCTACGGGGTCTACCCGACGGCGGACGGTTACCTCTCGATCGCGATGAACCCCGTCCCCCGGATCGGTGAGCTGCTGGAGCTGCGGGAGCTGGTGGCGATGACCGACCCGCAGACCTGGTGGGAGCAGCGCTCGCGGATCGAGACCCTGATCGCGGACCGGCTGCGCACCGATACCACCGAGACCTGGCTGAGGATCCTGGACGAGGCCGACATCTGGTGCGCGCCGCTGCACACGGTCGACGAGCTGGTCGAGCACGAGGGCTTCCGCCGGATCGACATGGTCCAGACCCTGCAACGCTCCGAGGCCGACGGCACCCGCACCGAGGTCACCACCACCCGGATGCCGCTGCGTATCGACGGGGTGCGCCCGCGCTCCGCCAGTGCCGCTCCCTCCCTCGGCGCGGACAGCGAGCGCCTGCGGGACGAGCTCGCCCCCCACGCCGAGCAGGCCGCGGAGCGCGCGTCATGA